A single Anopheles arabiensis isolate DONGOLA chromosome 2, AaraD3, whole genome shotgun sequence DNA region contains:
- the LOC120908798 gene encoding uncharacterized protein LOC120908798, translating into MDGILTSDCVISLTHDCVLTFLIRINGGVIKTAHNFAMAAFCFACAVPLDAADCIVGCAYCEATFHRGCCRLSSELIDAVLTHIDLHWSCTRCTNILKNPRCRSVKEIGAQVGFQAALTSTVAAVGKLIEPIIAEVRSGFTLLQNAPIPQLCNTDPRPVAGRKRRRIIEDSMSPDVNKNVNIRQNNMYAASSPSAYTNTTVGIPPPSTLPEELMGTDTLSSPLRAAFPQPATDRIWIRLSRLSTAVTVEQVVASVKRRLATDDVLAYCLLRKGVSVDSVNWLSFKVRVPAALRDAALAPSSWPVGIGVREFVQSRQREHGHSSSPIKHRSLTRTPVVIDRRSMPRTPTSTVYHSPAHASTSQAQTLTSPQLGEHTLNDTTHGPNSTLIDGPLLIRRTSNTNLQQTTLDRFFHE; encoded by the exons aTGGATGGCATTCTGACGTCTGAC TGTGTTATTTCATTGACCCACGACTGTGTATTAACGTTTTTAATCCGGATTAACGGTGGTGTGATCAAAACCGCGCAtaatttcgcgatggcggcttTCTGTTTCGCGTGTGCTGTGCCACTGGATGCTGCCGACTGTATCGTCGGCTGTGCGTACTGTGAGGCTACTTTTCACCGCGGTTGTTGCAGGCTGTCTTCCGAGCTGATTGATGCGGTCCTGACTCACATCGatctgcactggagctgcactAGGTGCACCAATATCCTGAAAAATCCGCGATGCCGATCAGTCAAAGAGATCGGGGCTCAGGTCGGTTTTCAAGCTGCTCTCACCTCAACTGTTGCGGCTGTGGGGAAGCTTATTGAACCGATTATCGCCGAGGTGCGCAGCGGATTTACTCTACTGCAAAATGCACCCATACCTCAGCTATGCAATACCGATCCTCGGCCCGTTGCGGGTAGAAAGCGGCGGCGTATCATCGAGGATTCTATGTCCCCTGATGTcaacaaaaacgtaaacattcgTCAAAATAACATGTATGCAGCGTCATCGCCAAGCGCGTACACTAACACTACAGTCGGCATCCCACCCCCGTCTACGCTACCGGAAGAACTCATGGGAACCGATACGCTATCGTCACCGCTTCGAGCAGCGTTTCCCCAGCCGGCCACAGACAGAATATGGATCCGACTATCTCGCTTGTCCACTGCCGTCACCGTGGagcaagtggtcgcttctgtgaAACGCCgtttagccaccgatgacgtccTAGCATACTGCTTGCTGAGGAAGGGAGTCAGTGTTGACAGCGTAAACTGGCTTTCTTTCAAAGTGAGAGTACCGGCCGCCCTTCGTGACGCAGCACTCGCCCCATCGTCCTGGCCTGTCGGTATTGGTGTACGTGAATTTGTACAATCCCGTCAACGAGAGCATGGACACTCATCGTCACCAATCAAACACCgttctctcacacgcacacctgttGTCATCGATCGCCGTTCGATGCCTCGCACACCAACATCCACTGTCTATCACTCACCGGCACACGCATCAACTTCACAGGCTCAAACACTAACATCACCACAATTGGGAGAACACACGCTGAATGACACCACTCATGGTCCTAATTCAACACTCATTGACGGCCCGCTTTTAATTCGCCGCACTTCCAACACCAACTTACAACAGACCACACTTGACCGTTTCTTTCACGAATAG
- the LOC120908805 gene encoding uncharacterized protein LOC120908805 — MANAVNLLSRRRTLEEKIQRVIAFADNFVPERDEFRLGLFISNTERVAAEFDTVQQLIEDGAAPEAREMESHFRATTEDALMAARASLQALSRPSHNAIPASSTIATSGVRLPTISLPEFDGNEMQWATFRDTFEALIHCNEEVLTIQKFHYLRAALKGEAAKLLESIPLCASNYNIAWKSLVDRYANEYLQKKRHLQAMFNIGKVTKESNASLHRLVDDFDRHVKMLHQLGEPTAQWSTVLEYVLCTKLPDETLRTLEDYASTLSSPNYSMLIEFLQRKMRTLESISMNHPATREATHPSFVR, encoded by the coding sequence ATGGCTAACGCTGTAAATTTGCTGTCCAGACGGCGAACCCTGGAAGAAAAAATTCAGCGAGTTATAGCATTTGCTGATAATTTTGTGCCTGAGCGGGATGAATTTAGGCTTGGCTTGTTCATCTCCAACACCGAACGTGTTGCAGCAGAGTTCGATACAGTGCAGCAGTTGATCGAGGATGGAGCAGCACCCGAAGCGCGCGAAATGGAGAGCCATTTTCGCGCTACGACTGAGGACGCCTTAATGGCCGCGAGGGCCAGCCTACAAGCGTTGTCGCGGCCATCGCATAATGCTATTCCCGCCTCATCGACCATTGCTACATCTGGAGTGAGGCTGCCAACCATTTCTCTTCCAGAATTTGACGGCAATGAGATGCAATGGGCGACATTTCGGGACACTTTTGAAGCACTAATCCACTGCAACGAAGAGGTGCTAACTATCCAAAAGTTCCATTATCTTCGAGCTGCGCTCAAAGGTGAAGCTGCAAagttgctggaatcgattccgttgTGTGCATCTAACTACAACATTGCCTGGAAATCGTTGGTGGACAGATACGCCAACGAGTATCTACAAAAGAAGCGTCATCTACAGGCAATGTTCAACATCGGCAAGGTGACCAAGGAATCGAACGCATCGTTGCACAGGCTGGTTGACGATTTTGATCGTCACGTTAAGATGCTGCATCAGCTTGGCGAACCAACAGCGCAATGGAGCACCGTGCTAGAATATGTGTTGTGCACCAAGCTTCCCGATGAGACGCTACGGACGTTGGAAGATTATGCTTCCACCCTCAGCAGCCCGAACTACAGCATGCTAATTGAGTTcctgcaaagaaaaatgagaaCATTAGAATCGATTTCTATGAACCATCCGGCAACGAGAGAAGCTACTCATCCTAGTTTTGTACGGTGA
- the LOC120908810 gene encoding uncharacterized protein LOC120908810, which translates to MSLEESIERFWKTDSLVMKDGYSPEERRCEQIFRDTTARNETGRYIVRLPRHPDFGIRLGASKVSAVRRYDLLERRFAKNAKLKEEYHAFMKEYLELGHMSLVRDGDAVPAESYYLPHHPVFKESSTTTKIRVVFDGSSKTTSGYSLTDALCVGPVVQDDLLDQLLRFRTYKVALVGDIAKMYRQILLHPDDRPLVRILFRFEPQQPVQTYQLNTVTYGLAPSSFLATRALIQLADDEGNAYPRAGPALRKNFYVDDFIGGAQSVEEATCLRTELAELLQKGGFELRKWTSNCVDVLHGLDEAQVGTTTKMSFDSHEAVKTLGISWVPQGDWLVFEGVCQPDDDVITKRSVLSAIAKMYDPLGMIAPIIIRAKMIMQEIWVSSRDWDESLPEDIVCKWKQFQKEIRSLSQYRMDRFILLPEARNIELHTFADASSAAYGYDSLNIYAFVL; encoded by the exons ATGTCGCTGGAAGAGAGCATCGAACGATTCTGGAAGACAGATTCATTAGTGATGAAGGATGGCTACTCGCCTGAGGAACGAAGATGCGAGCAGATATTCCGTGATACAACGGCGAGAAATGAGACTGGGCGTTATATCGTACGCTTACCCCGTCATCCCGATTTCGGCATCAGACtgggtgcttccaaggtaAGCGCAGTACGAAGATATGATCTGTTGGAGAGGAGATTCGCTAAAAATGCAAAGTTGAAGGAAGAGTACCATGCGTTTATGAAGGAGTATCTTGAACTCGGGCACATGAGTTTAGTTCGGGATGGAGATGCAGTACCTGCTGAGTCGTATTATTTGCCACATCATCCTGTGTTCAAGGAGTCTAGCACCACAACGAAAATCAGGGTCGTGTTCGACGGTTCTTCTAAAACCACCAGCGGGTACTCGTTGACTGATGCTTTGTGCGTGGGACCAGTGGTGCAGGACGACTTGCTAGATCAGCTTTTGCGGTTCCGCACGTATAAGGTGGCATTAGTTGGCGATATAGCAAAAATGTACCGCCAAATACTTCTTCATCCTGACGATCGACCGTTGGTGCGAATCTTGTTTCGCTTCGAGCCGCAGCAGCCGGTGCAGACCTACCAGCTGAATACTGTTACGTATGGTCTCGCACCTTCATCCTTTCTCGCTACGCGCGCTCTTATTCAGCTGGCTGATGATGAGGGTAATGCATACCCACGAGCGGGCCCCGCTCTACGAAAGAATTTTTACGTCGACGACTTCATCGGTGGGGCCCAATCAGTTGAGGAAGCCACCTGCCTACGAACTGAATTGGCTGAGCTACTACAAAAGGGCGGATTTGAGCTGCGGAAATGGACGTCGAACTGTGTTGATGTGCTGCATGGGCTGGATGAGGCACAGGTTGGAACCACAACCAAAATGAGCTTCGATTCTCACGAAGCCGTGAAGACACTTGGCATCAGTTGGGTTCCACAAGGTGATTGGCTGGTGTTTGAAGGTGTGTGCCAGCCAGACGACGATGTGATCACCAAGCGATCTGTGTTATCTGCCATCGCAAAAATGTACGATCCTTTGGGGATGATAGCGCCGATAATCATCCGTGCTAAGATGATTATGCAGGAGATATGGGTGTCGTCACGTGATTGGGATGAATCGTTGCCAGAAGACATCGTATGCAAGTGGAAGCAATTTCAGAAGGAGATACGATCTCTATCACAATATCGAATGGACAGATTCATACTGCTTCCTGAGGCGCGAAACATCGAGCTGCACACTTTTGCTGATGCATCTTCTGCAGCCTATG GATACGATTCTTTGAACATTTACGCGTTCGTGTTGTAA